The Chitinophagales bacterium genome includes a region encoding these proteins:
- a CDS encoding T9SS type A sorting domain-containing protein, with protein MLTKQEYTVPLQSFPDGILILRVNTGSKIVTRKFIKQQ; from the coding sequence ATCTTAACCAAGCAGGAATACACAGTTCCCCTTCAAAGTTTTCCTGATGGCATTTTAATATTGAGGGTAAACACCGGATCAAAAATAGTGACCAGGAAATTTATTAAACAACAATAG
- the hflX gene encoding GTPase HflX, which yields MTLVAKAQHLQEKSILVGLIHGGQKEEQMNEYLDELAFLAETAGAITMRRFTQKLHAPDPRTFIGPGKLEEVKDYVEAKEIDLAIFDDDLTGKQINNIEKELKIKILDRSNLILDIFANRARTAQAKAQVELAQLQYLLPRLKGLWSHLERQRGGIGMRGPGEKEIETDRRIVKYQIALLKKELEKIDKQNQTQRKSRGELIRVALVGYTNVGKSTLMNVLSKSEVFAENKLFATLDTTTRKVVMGRMPFLLSDTVGFIRKLPHHLVESFKSTLDEVRESDILLHVVDISHPQFEEQIQVVNETLVELKAQNKPTLLVFNKMDLYEQNYFDEFLSETVREELLRNLKHAWSKQTNGNAVFISATKKEHVDDLKTKVYDLVKELYLERYPYKAAFF from the coding sequence ATGACGCTGGTAGCAAAAGCACAACACCTTCAGGAGAAAAGTATTTTAGTTGGACTTATTCATGGCGGGCAAAAGGAAGAGCAGATGAATGAATATCTTGATGAGCTGGCATTCCTTGCTGAAACTGCGGGAGCTATAACTATGAGACGTTTTACTCAAAAGCTCCATGCACCTGATCCGCGCACCTTTATTGGCCCCGGAAAATTGGAGGAAGTAAAAGACTATGTAGAAGCAAAAGAGATAGACCTGGCAATTTTTGATGATGATCTCACAGGAAAGCAGATCAATAATATTGAGAAGGAATTAAAGATTAAAATTCTCGACCGCAGCAACCTGATCCTCGACATTTTTGCCAATAGGGCCCGCACGGCTCAGGCAAAAGCACAGGTGGAACTGGCGCAGCTTCAATACCTGCTTCCACGCTTAAAGGGACTGTGGAGCCACCTTGAGCGCCAGCGCGGAGGAATAGGAATGCGCGGACCGGGTGAAAAAGAAATTGAGACGGACCGCCGTATTGTAAAGTATCAGATAGCGCTGTTAAAAAAAGAGCTCGAAAAAATTGATAAGCAAAATCAAACACAGCGCAAATCAAGAGGAGAGTTAATCCGCGTTGCACTGGTCGGATATACCAACGTAGGTAAATCTACCCTAATGAATGTGCTCAGTAAATCAGAGGTATTTGCCGAAAACAAGCTGTTCGCAACGCTGGATACTACCACGAGAAAAGTGGTAATGGGCCGTATGCCTTTTCTTCTTAGTGATACGGTAGGCTTTATTCGTAAGCTGCCCCATCACCTGGTTGAAAGTTTTAAATCGACGCTTGATGAAGTTCGTGAATCAGATATTTTGCTGCACGTGGTAGACATTTCTCATCCTCAGTTTGAAGAGCAGATTCAGGTGGTTAATGAAACGCTCGTTGAATTAAAAGCACAGAATAAACCTACTCTTTTGGTATTTAATAAAATGGACCTCTACGAACAAAATTATTTTGATGAATTTCTTTCTGAAACGGTTCGTGAAGAATTACTGCGCAATCTAAAACATGCCTGGAGCAAGCAAACGAATGGAAATGCTGTATTCATTTCAGCCACCAAAAAAGAACATGTGGATGACCTGAAAACTAAGGTCTATGACCTGGTTAAAGAACTCTATTTAGAGCGATATCCGTATAAGGCTGCATTCTTTTAA
- a CDS encoding SDR family oxidoreductase, with protein sequence MELAKEFAKHKHDLVLIARNELKLNQLAEQLRQQFKAEVMVIIKDLSQKGAAAFIFNQLKSADIQIDYLVNNAGFGDFEMFIDADWNKLEEMMNLNMVTLTQFCKLFLPGMKERKGGKIMNVASTAAFQPGPTMAVYYATKAFVLHFSEAIYDELKPYNITVTALCPGPTESGFQEKADLHNSKLIKGKKLESSAEVAAYGYKAMMKGKAVAVHGLVNKLMVESIRFTPRNLVVKIVRNMQNETR encoded by the coding sequence ATGGAACTTGCAAAAGAATTTGCTAAGCATAAACATGACCTGGTGTTAATAGCCCGCAATGAATTAAAGCTTAATCAGCTTGCAGAGCAGTTAAGACAGCAGTTCAAAGCAGAAGTGATGGTGATTATAAAAGATCTGTCACAAAAAGGAGCAGCAGCTTTTATTTTTAATCAATTAAAAAGTGCGGATATACAAATTGATTACCTGGTAAATAATGCCGGTTTCGGTGACTTTGAAATGTTTATAGATGCTGACTGGAATAAGCTGGAAGAAATGATGAACCTTAACATGGTTACGCTAACGCAATTCTGTAAATTATTTTTACCCGGAATGAAAGAAAGAAAGGGTGGAAAAATTATGAATGTAGCCTCCACGGCAGCATTTCAGCCGGGCCCTACCATGGCGGTTTATTATGCAACCAAAGCTTTTGTATTGCATTTCAGCGAAGCAATTTATGATGAATTGAAGCCTTACAATATAACGGTTACAGCTCTATGTCCGGGCCCAACTGAAAGTGGCTTCCAGGAAAAGGCTGATTTGCACAATTCTAAATTAATAAAAGGTAAAAAGCTGGAAAGCTCCGCAGAGGTAGCAGCATATGGCTACAAAGCAATGATGAAGGGCAAGGCAGTTGCAGTGCACGGTCTTGTAAATAAGTTAATGGTTGAATCAATTCGGTTTACGCCCAGAAACCTCGTTGTTAAAATAGTTCGCAACATGCAGAATGAAACCAGGTAA
- a CDS encoding O-methyltransferase yields MNFLPEEIENYSQQYTTAEDNVLEELNRETYARILMPQMLSGHLQGQFLRMISKLIRPQNILEIGTFTGYSAICLSAGLQDNGTLYTIDTNEELKETTEKYLSKAGIANRVKFLIGKAVEIIPLLNVVFDLVYIDADKQNYSRYYDMVFDKVNSGGLILADNVLWSGKVVRNEPDEETQALIAFNNKIKSDPRIEHILLPLRDGVMMIRKK; encoded by the coding sequence ATGAATTTCCTTCCTGAAGAAATTGAAAACTATTCGCAGCAATATACAACTGCAGAAGATAATGTATTAGAAGAACTCAATCGGGAAACTTACGCCCGGATCTTAATGCCGCAAATGCTCTCCGGTCATCTGCAAGGTCAGTTTTTACGAATGATAAGCAAACTGATTCGGCCTCAGAATATTCTTGAGATTGGGACATTTACCGGCTATTCTGCCATTTGCCTGAGCGCCGGATTGCAGGATAATGGCACTCTTTATACTATTGATACAAATGAAGAATTAAAAGAAACAACAGAGAAATACTTATCAAAAGCGGGTATCGCTAACCGTGTAAAATTTCTTATAGGAAAAGCCGTTGAAATTATTCCTTTGCTGAATGTGGTTTTTGACCTGGTTTATATCGATGCTGATAAACAAAATTATAGCCGCTATTACGATATGGTTTTTGATAAAGTGAATAGCGGTGGGTTGATTTTGGCAGACAATGTTTTATGGAGTGGAAAAGTAGTAAGAAATGAGCCTGATGAAGAAACACAGGCATTAATTGCATTTAATAATAAGATTAAAAGTGATCCTCGTATAGAGCATATATTGTTGCCGTTACGGGATGGCGTAATGATGATCAGGAAAAAATGA